The proteins below come from a single Garra rufa chromosome 3, GarRuf1.0, whole genome shotgun sequence genomic window:
- the tmem9b gene encoding transmembrane protein 9B: MYRLTSRAAGNLLTFSSLVCFLLILSVQTSEAKNSEDIRCKCICPPYKDIAGQIYNQNVSLKDCNCLHVVEPMPVGGQDVEAYCLRCECKYEERSSGTIKGTIIAYLSILGLLLLYMVYLTLLEPILKRRLFGHSQLIQSDDDVGDQQPFANAHDVLSRSRSRSNMLNKVEHAQQRWKRQVQEQRKSVFDRHVVLS, from the exons ATGTATCGACTGACCTCAAGAGCCGCTGGCAATCTATTGACGTTTTCATCGCTAGTGTGTTTCCTGCTGATATTATCTGTACAGACATCAGAAGCTAAG AATTCAGAAGACATCAGGTGCAAATGTATCTGCCCACCTTATAAGGACATTGCTGGGCAGATCTACAATCAAAACGTTTCCTTGAAGGACTG TAATTGCCTTCATGTTGTGGAGCCCATGCCTGTTGGAGGCCAAGATGTGGAAGCATACTGTTTACGCTGTGAATGCAAATATGAAGAAAGGAGCTCTGGAACCATCAAA GGCACCATTATAGCATATCTGTCTATTCTGGGCCTTCTGTTGCTGTATATGGTCTATCTGACACTGTTGGAGCCTATATTGAAGAGAAGGCTGTTCGGCCATTCACAGCTCATTCAGAGTGACGATGATGTTGGG GACCAGCAGCCCTTCGCCAACGCTCATGACGTGCTTTCCCGTTCTCGCTCTCGTTCCAACATGCTAAACAAAGTGGAGCACGCTCAGCAGCGCTGGAAAAGGCAGGTCCAAGAACAGCGCAAGTCTGTCTTCGACCGCCACGTGGTGCTTAGCTAA